The following coding sequences are from one Bacillus kexueae window:
- a CDS encoding RsfA family transcriptional regulator, giving the protein MSATRQDAWTQDEDLLLAEVVLRHIREGGTQLSAFEEVGKKLSRTSAACGFRWNSYVRKQYTTGIELAKKQRKELRKQNRDTIKGTSEPKIDQNTTALNLQDIIQYLKGLEDKHSIEELQGENQELKGKVNALGEKLFQLEQENSALKRHLEEVEEDYRALIEIMEKARKMVVLQEEEKKVKFQMDRNGNLERVEK; this is encoded by the coding sequence ATGTCTGCTACACGTCAAGACGCATGGACACAAGATGAAGATTTATTGTTAGCGGAAGTTGTACTACGTCATATTCGGGAAGGCGGTACCCAATTATCAGCTTTTGAAGAAGTTGGAAAAAAATTATCGCGAACTTCCGCAGCTTGTGGTTTCCGATGGAATTCGTATGTCCGCAAGCAATATACTACGGGAATTGAATTAGCAAAAAAACAGCGAAAAGAATTAAGGAAACAAAATCGTGATACGATTAAAGGAACTAGTGAACCTAAAATCGATCAAAATACAACAGCCCTTAATTTACAAGATATTATTCAATATTTAAAAGGGTTAGAAGATAAGCATTCAATCGAAGAGTTACAGGGTGAAAATCAAGAATTAAAAGGAAAAGTGAATGCACTTGGAGAAAAGCTGTTTCAATTAGAGCAAGAAAATAGTGCTCTTAAGCGTCATTTGGAAGAAGTTGAGGAAGATTATCGAGCGTTAATTGAAATTATGGAAAAAGCCAGAAAGATGGTTGTTTTACAAGAAGAGGAAAAGAAAGTGAAATTTCAAATGGATCGGAACGGAAATCTTGAAAGAGTGGAAAAATAG
- a CDS encoding N-acetyltransferase translates to MTKVERLLVNYKTLEEFKKFKEYGLQELSMLEDLQANIIENDSDSPFYGVYYGDKLVARMSLYRVDKRFDQYFEPAQDYLELWKLEVLPDYQKRGYGQALVEFAKSFGLPIKTNPRVKSAHFWEKMGFVPVDYDMERDRGENPLVWYPKGVTAKES, encoded by the coding sequence TTGACGAAAGTAGAGCGTTTACTTGTTAACTATAAAACACTTGAGGAATTTAAAAAATTTAAAGAATATGGACTTCAAGAGTTATCGATGCTTGAGGATTTACAAGCTAACATTATTGAAAATGATAGTGACTCACCGTTTTACGGAGTTTATTACGGGGATAAATTGGTTGCACGGATGAGTCTTTATCGAGTAGACAAAAGGTTTGATCAATACTTTGAACCAGCTCAAGACTATTTGGAACTATGGAAACTTGAAGTTTTACCTGACTACCAAAAGCGGGGATATGGTCAAGCGTTAGTAGAGTTTGCAAAATCTTTTGGGCTTCCTATTAAAACAAACCCACGTGTGAAATCAGCTCATTTCTGGGAGAAAATGGGATTTGTACCTGTCGATTATGATATGGAAAGAGACCGTGGAGAAAACCCTCTTGTCTGGTATCCTAAGGGCGTAACTGCAAAAGAATCGTAA
- a CDS encoding acetyl-CoA carboxylase biotin carboxylase subunit produces MKKVLIANRGEIATRIIETCEKMGIETVAVYSDADANLEFVEKATHAYRIGESPVAKSYLKSDTILEIAKRENVEAIHPGYGFLSENEQFARNVMDAGITFIGPSPDVIGLMGDKVEARKKMEEAGVPILPGSSEGVKTLEEAKVLAEQIGYPVMLKSSGGGGGIGMQKCHDESELEKAFQTTKNRAQAYFGSDKVFIEKWISNARHVEIQLFADSFGNVVHLFERDCSIQRRNQKVVEESPSPFISEETRQKMCEAAIKAAKHVGYVNAGTVEFIVDENEHFYFLEMNTRLQVEHRVTELITNIDLVEWQLRVANGEELPLKQHEIQSKGHAMEFRLYAEDPVRFLPSPGEIQELVLPRLEGIIVDNAYRQGDKVTPFYDPLVAKIIVKGMNRDDTLLLAKQYFEAVVLNGIKTNLPLFQELIGDEAFKNGEYCTNYLESRTIAQS; encoded by the coding sequence TTGAAAAAAGTACTAATTGCAAATCGTGGTGAGATCGCAACGCGTATTATTGAAACGTGTGAAAAAATGGGAATCGAAACAGTTGCTGTTTATAGCGACGCCGATGCCAATCTCGAATTTGTCGAGAAAGCGACTCATGCCTACCGAATTGGAGAAAGTCCCGTAGCGAAATCTTATTTAAAGTCGGATACCATTTTAGAAATTGCAAAAAGAGAAAATGTGGAGGCCATTCATCCAGGATACGGATTTTTATCTGAAAATGAACAATTTGCTAGAAATGTAATGGATGCAGGAATTACTTTCATTGGTCCATCTCCGGATGTCATTGGTCTTATGGGAGACAAAGTTGAAGCAAGAAAGAAAATGGAAGAAGCTGGCGTACCGATTTTACCAGGAAGTTCAGAAGGTGTAAAAACATTAGAGGAAGCGAAAGTGCTCGCTGAGCAAATTGGCTACCCAGTCATGCTTAAGTCTAGTGGAGGTGGCGGTGGCATAGGAATGCAAAAGTGCCATGATGAGTCTGAACTAGAAAAAGCCTTCCAAACGACAAAAAATAGAGCTCAAGCTTATTTTGGATCAGATAAAGTTTTTATCGAAAAGTGGATATCAAACGCACGACATGTTGAAATACAATTGTTTGCTGATTCTTTCGGAAATGTCGTTCACTTATTTGAACGTGATTGCTCTATTCAACGAAGAAACCAAAAAGTGGTGGAAGAATCTCCGTCCCCTTTCATTTCAGAAGAAACACGCCAAAAAATGTGTGAGGCAGCAATAAAAGCTGCTAAGCATGTTGGTTATGTGAATGCAGGAACCGTTGAATTTATTGTTGATGAAAACGAACATTTTTACTTTTTAGAAATGAATACGAGGTTGCAAGTAGAACATCGTGTAACGGAACTAATTACAAATATTGATTTAGTAGAATGGCAACTTCGCGTTGCGAATGGGGAGGAACTTCCGCTAAAACAGCATGAAATTCAATCAAAAGGTCATGCGATGGAGTTTCGCCTTTATGCTGAGGATCCAGTTCGCTTTTTACCTTCACCAGGTGAAATTCAAGAACTTGTGTTACCAAGATTAGAAGGAATCATTGTCGATAACGCATATCGTCAAGGAGATAAAGTTACCCCATTTTATGATCCTCTCGTTGCGAAAATCATTGTGAAAGGAATGAATCGTGACGACACCCTTTTACTTGCTAAGCAATACTTTGAAGCTGTTGTGCTAAATGGGATTAAAACGAATCTCCCGTTATTCCAAGAATTAATTGGAGATGAAGCGTTTAAAAATGGTGAATATTGCACGAATTATCTCGAAAGCCGAACGATCGCTCAATCATAA
- a CDS encoding acetyl-CoA carboxylase biotin carboxyl carrier protein subunit produces the protein MQEIKSTMAGTVLNIHVSKGDEVTVGQDVLTLESMKMEIPVQSEGTGVVDEVKVQIGDFVNEGDVLLTISK, from the coding sequence ATGCAAGAAATTAAATCTACGATGGCAGGAACAGTATTAAATATTCACGTTTCAAAAGGGGATGAAGTAACAGTTGGTCAAGATGTACTTACGTTAGAATCGATGAAGATGGAAATTCCTGTTCAAAGTGAAGGGACAGGAGTCGTTGATGAGGTAAAAGTACAAATTGGTGATTTTGTAAACGAGGGCGATGTTTTATTAACGATTTCGAAATAA